Proteins from one Streptomyces sp. NBC_00289 genomic window:
- a CDS encoding phage tail protein, protein MPRQDPGSTIWFTLSIDGESLGYFNGCEGLSSQVEIEHRQEGGNNGFVWQLPTRVTFSTIRLTRPLTPDTTKVAKWISSVQTGIKRPTAQISALRADGSEVARWGLIEVLPVSWTGPTLDPANPAVATEVLEIAHHGFTD, encoded by the coding sequence ATGCCCCGCCAGGACCCGGGCTCCACCATCTGGTTCACCCTCAGCATCGACGGCGAGAGCCTCGGCTACTTCAACGGCTGCGAAGGGCTGTCCTCCCAGGTGGAGATCGAGCACCGCCAGGAGGGCGGCAACAACGGCTTCGTCTGGCAGCTGCCGACCCGTGTCACGTTCTCCACCATCCGGCTGACCCGTCCGCTGACCCCGGACACCACGAAGGTCGCCAAGTGGATCTCGTCCGTGCAGACCGGGATCAAGCGGCCGACCGCGCAGATCTCCGCGCTGCGCGCGGACGGTTCGGAGGTGGCGCGGTGGGGGCTCATCGAGGTGCTGCCGGTCAGCTGGACGGGACCCACTCTGGACCCGGCCAACCCGGCCGTCGCGACGGAGGTCCTCGAGATCGCCCATCACGGGTTCACGGACTGA
- a CDS encoding peptidase M23, translating to MAKGSKGAGKSLVRASLAIHEPPVGGSTTPGGIIKTFGFDFNPAQLSLTRRAQWKATPAQIERDGSLPEFMGSEPREMSVEIFLDSSAKPTSNTVLKKVESLLDCCEVTTKSIAAKQPSPPWVVFQWGSFSTARFTAYVSSVEAAYSLFGTTGVPIRATCRLQLHEIPSKTKGQNPTSGALTAQRVHRVVAGDSLQSLAWREYGDASAWRSIADANDIDNPGQLRTGVELVLPAAEEVRT from the coding sequence ATGGCGAAAGGCAGCAAGGGCGCGGGCAAGAGTCTCGTTCGGGCCTCGCTCGCGATCCACGAGCCCCCCGTCGGCGGCAGCACGACGCCGGGCGGAATCATCAAGACCTTCGGCTTCGACTTCAACCCGGCGCAGCTGTCGCTGACCCGCCGCGCGCAGTGGAAGGCGACCCCCGCGCAGATCGAACGGGACGGCTCGCTCCCGGAGTTCATGGGTTCGGAGCCGCGCGAGATGAGCGTGGAGATCTTCCTCGACTCCTCCGCCAAGCCGACCAGCAACACGGTGCTGAAGAAGGTCGAGTCGCTGCTCGACTGCTGCGAGGTGACGACCAAGAGCATCGCCGCGAAGCAGCCGTCGCCGCCCTGGGTGGTGTTCCAGTGGGGGTCGTTCTCGACGGCCCGCTTCACGGCGTACGTCAGTTCCGTGGAGGCCGCCTACTCGCTCTTCGGCACCACCGGCGTCCCCATCCGCGCCACCTGCCGGCTCCAGCTGCACGAGATCCCGAGCAAGACCAAGGGGCAGAATCCGACCTCGGGAGCACTGACCGCGCAGCGCGTGCACCGGGTCGTGGCGGGTGACTCACTGCAGTCGCTGGCCTGGCGGGAGTACGGCGACGCGTCCGCGTGGCGCTCGATCGCCGACGCCAACGACATCGACAACCCGGGGCAGTTGCGGACCGGCGTGGAACTGGTGCTGCCCGCTGCCGAGGAGGTGCGTACCTGA
- a CDS encoding VgrG-related protein — protein sequence MVRSAFSNVIGVKIGGADLPSEYARALVESWVDQGAGVPAAFRLTFRDPYRLILGKLRVTFGTKVVLTPMADGQGAGDPLLTGEVTGLEADYDGTGTFTVIRGYDFGHRLLRQRRVAAYRNQTASDIARKLAAQDGVPVGLIQPTKTVYEFISQSNVTDWDFLARLADENEMVMSVDADGNFQFVKPKPSSGAPSPKTDGDKSPFVLQAGHDILRLRSAVTAADQVAKVESRGWDVTTKKKITATSPGTSNPGISIGTTPGAAAGKFKAAKLVETGTPYDKQKEVKFAADALADDVTGSFAELEVVVRGNPKLRPGVPVALADVGAPFEGKYTVTSVRHAFGDGKHYEAWVTVSGRQWRSLYGLTSGGADTSPRLPSVANALVTDVNDPLKQGRVRLQFPWLDDTYVSDWTRTVQMGGLGGGGIFPLDVNDEVLVAFDRGALDHPFVIGGLYNGRDKPTVVGDVPLHDTVRKKASRHTVSDRDGNRMDLLSQKTGGRKQGVRMISGDKQLTVFLDRTKTEIVVDSKGSVTIKGSRSVSVEAGTDLTLSARRNVTIKSGGLLNIQGRGMVNVKSLTGAVMVDAMGALNLKAVGAATLTAGGAVQVNSIANVGIRAVTLTLQGAVLVNAKPYPLP from the coding sequence ATGGTGAGGTCCGCGTTCTCCAACGTCATCGGTGTGAAGATCGGCGGCGCCGATCTTCCGTCCGAATACGCCCGGGCCCTGGTCGAGAGCTGGGTGGACCAGGGCGCCGGTGTGCCGGCCGCGTTCCGGCTCACCTTCCGGGACCCGTACCGGCTGATCCTCGGCAAACTGCGCGTGACCTTCGGCACGAAGGTCGTCCTCACGCCGATGGCCGACGGGCAGGGCGCCGGTGATCCCCTGCTGACCGGCGAGGTCACCGGCCTCGAGGCCGACTACGACGGCACCGGCACCTTCACCGTCATCCGTGGCTACGACTTCGGGCACCGCCTGCTGCGCCAGCGCCGGGTGGCCGCCTACCGCAACCAGACCGCGTCCGACATCGCCAGGAAGCTGGCCGCGCAGGACGGTGTGCCGGTGGGGCTGATCCAGCCGACGAAGACGGTGTACGAGTTCATCAGCCAGTCCAACGTCACCGACTGGGACTTCCTCGCGCGGCTCGCCGACGAGAACGAGATGGTCATGTCCGTCGACGCGGACGGCAACTTCCAGTTCGTGAAGCCCAAGCCGTCCTCCGGCGCCCCCTCGCCCAAGACCGACGGCGACAAGAGCCCCTTCGTCCTCCAGGCCGGGCACGACATCCTGCGGCTGCGGTCCGCGGTCACGGCGGCCGACCAGGTCGCCAAGGTGGAGTCGCGGGGCTGGGACGTCACGACGAAGAAGAAGATCACCGCGACCTCCCCGGGAACCTCCAACCCGGGGATCAGCATCGGCACCACGCCGGGCGCGGCGGCCGGCAAGTTCAAGGCCGCCAAGCTGGTCGAGACGGGCACGCCCTACGACAAGCAGAAGGAAGTGAAGTTCGCCGCCGACGCGCTCGCCGACGACGTCACCGGCTCGTTCGCCGAGCTGGAGGTCGTCGTCCGCGGAAATCCCAAGCTGCGGCCGGGAGTTCCGGTCGCACTCGCGGACGTGGGGGCGCCCTTCGAGGGCAAGTACACCGTCACCTCCGTACGGCACGCCTTCGGCGACGGCAAGCACTACGAGGCGTGGGTGACGGTCAGCGGCCGGCAGTGGCGTTCGCTGTACGGGCTCACCTCGGGCGGCGCGGACACCTCGCCCCGGCTGCCCAGCGTGGCCAACGCGCTGGTCACCGACGTGAACGACCCGCTCAAGCAGGGGCGGGTCCGGTTGCAGTTCCCGTGGCTCGACGACACCTACGTCAGCGACTGGACGCGGACCGTGCAGATGGGTGGCCTCGGTGGCGGCGGGATCTTCCCGCTGGACGTCAACGACGAGGTGCTGGTCGCGTTCGACCGGGGTGCCCTGGACCATCCGTTCGTGATCGGCGGGCTCTACAACGGCCGGGACAAGCCGACCGTCGTGGGCGACGTGCCGCTGCACGACACCGTCCGCAAGAAGGCCAGCCGGCACACCGTCTCCGACCGGGACGGCAACCGGATGGACCTGCTCAGCCAGAAGACCGGCGGCCGCAAGCAGGGCGTGCGGATGATCTCCGGGGACAAGCAGCTGACGGTGTTCCTGGACCGGACGAAGACCGAGATCGTCGTCGACAGCAAGGGCTCGGTCACCATCAAGGGCAGCCGTTCGGTGTCGGTCGAGGCCGGCACGGACCTCACGCTCAGCGCCCGGCGCAACGTGACCATCAAGAGCGGCGGACTCCTCAACATCCAGGGCCGCGGCATGGTCAACGTCAAGTCCCTCACCGGTGCGGTGATGGTCGACGCGATGGGCGCCCTGAACCTGAAGGCGGTGGGTGCCGCGACGCTCACCGCGGGCGGCGCCGTGCAGGTCAACTCCATTGCCAACGTGGGCATCCGGGCCGTCACCCTCACGCTCCAGGGTGCGGTGCTGGTCAACGCCAAGCCGTATCCGCTGCCGTGA
- a CDS encoding GPW/gp25 family protein produces the protein MAEQFVGSGWSFPLRIGPTGGIALVSGEREVEEAIRLVLSTAPGERPMRPDFGCAIHDLVFAPVNEQTAGRIQHEVYVSLDRWEPRIEVDDVEVSTGGDQSVLFIDVRYSIRGTNNPRSLVFPFYVIPSHDEPDSSGAGNSPESDR, from the coding sequence ATGGCCGAGCAGTTCGTCGGGTCCGGCTGGTCGTTCCCGCTGCGCATCGGGCCGACCGGCGGTATCGCCCTGGTCAGCGGGGAGCGGGAGGTCGAGGAGGCGATCCGGCTGGTCCTGTCGACGGCGCCGGGCGAGCGCCCGATGCGCCCCGACTTCGGCTGCGCGATCCACGACCTGGTGTTCGCGCCGGTCAACGAGCAGACCGCGGGCCGCATCCAGCACGAGGTGTACGTCAGCCTGGACCGCTGGGAGCCGCGCATCGAGGTCGACGACGTCGAGGTCAGCACCGGTGGCGACCAGAGCGTCCTGTTCATCGACGTCCGGTACTCGATCCGCGGCACCAACAACCCGCGCAGCCTCGTCTTCCCGTTCTACGTCATTCCCTCCCACGACGAGCCGGACAGCTCCGGCGCGGGCAACTCCCCCGAAAGTGACCGCTGA